A portion of the Glycine max cultivar Williams 82 chromosome 10, Glycine_max_v4.0, whole genome shotgun sequence genome contains these proteins:
- the LOC100780943 gene encoding uncharacterized protein yields the protein MPPMKIQPIDVDSQKLAVIRNDAVKPVLKSRLKRLFVFDRQFSNVLKTSSTSSSEKPAAGEAPQSNTKDGAAEFEPSSVCLDKMVQSFIEESNEKPAPATAKCGRNRCNCFNGNNNDSSDEELDIFGDSVSSGSFCDASDALKSLIPCASVMERNLLADTSKIVDKNSKVYKRKDDLRKIVTESLSSLGYDSSICTSKWDKTPTCPAGEYEYIDVVVEGERLIIDIDFRSEFEIARSTGTYKAILQSLPFIFVGKSDRLCQIVAAVSEAAKQSLKKKGMHVPPWRKAEYILAKWLSSSCTRANPPSSSAVNDSTENLIDGRESECGELELIFGEKASSPKPETFPGGENSLPSVVMPTWQPPAVRVRSVERGAKVVTGLASLLRDKP from the exons ATGCCTCCGATGAAGATCCAACCAATCGACGTCGATTCACAGAAGCTCGCGGTGATCCGAAACGACGCCGTTAAGCCGGTGCTGAAGTCGCGCCTGAAGAGGCTCTTCGTGTTCGACCGTCAGTTCTCGAATGTGCTCAAGACTTCTTCGACTTCCTCGTCCGAGAAACCAGCCGCCGGCGAGGCTCCCCAGTCGAACACCAAAGACGGAGCGGCGGAGTTTGAACCGAGCTCCGTTTGCTTAGACAAAATGGTGCAGAGTTTCATCGAAGAGAGTAACGAGAAGCCCGCACCGGCCACCGCGAAATGCGGTCGCAACCGCTGCAACTGCTTCAACGGCAACAACAATGACAGCTCCGACGAGGAACTCGACATCTTCGGCGACTCAGTTTCCTCTGGCTCCTTCTGCGACGCCAGTGACGCACTCAAG agCTTGATTCCTTGCGCGAGTGTTATGGAGAGAAACCTCTTAGCTGACACATCGAAGATCGTTGACAAGAACAGCAAGGTTTATAAGCGGAAAGACGATTTGAGAAAGATCGTCACCGAAAGCCTTTCCTCTCTCGGTTACGATTCCTCCATTTGCACTTCGAAATGGGACAAAACCCCAACCTGCCCTGCCG GTGAATATGAATACATCGATGTGGTTGTGGAAGGTGAGAGGTTGATAATTGATATCGATTTCCGATCGGAGTTCGAGATAGCTCGATCGACGGGAACCTACAAGGCGATCCTTCAGTCTCTGCCGTTCATTTTCGTTGGAAAATCGGATCGACTCTGCCAGATCGTCGCCGCCGTGTCGGAGGCGGCGAAGCAGAGCTTGAAGAAGAAGGGGATGCACGTTCCGCCGTGGAGGAAGGCGGAGTACATTCTGGCCAAGTGGTTATCCAGCTCCTGCACCAGGGCGAATCCGCCATCGTCCTCCGCCGTCAATGACTCGACGGAGAACTTGATCGACGGCCGGGAGAGTGAGTGTGGTGAATTGGAACTGATCTTCGGCGAAAAAGCATCGTCGCCGAAGCCGGAGACTTTTCCCGGCGGTGAGAACAGCTTGCCATCGGTTGTGATGCCGACGTGGCAGCCACCGGCGGTGAGGGTGAGGAGTGTTGAGAGAGGTGCGAAGGTGGTCACCGGATTAGCCTCTCTTCTCAGGGACAAgccatag